The DNA region ACGGCGGCGCGTATCGCGTCGTGCTCGATCCGGCGGTGTACGCGCAGGCGCAAAGCGCGCAGTTGCGCGACATCGACGTGATCGACGCGTCCGGCGCCAGCGTGCCTTCCG from Salifodinibacter halophilus includes:
- a CDS encoding DUF3999 family protein, whose amino-acid sequence is MKPRSLAFALLALALPLSAAPRQDYAQQWPLQLSRDDGGAYRVVLDPAVYAQAQSAQLRDIDVIDASGASVPS